A part of Bacillus thuringiensis genomic DNA contains:
- a CDS encoding acyl-CoA thioesterase, translating to MKRISYIEDFEQWESGFSFYNPVKVRFGEVDMFGHVNNVIAFTYFEEARIALFKELGFMQEWTHESSETMIVVADLQCNFIKQIYFDEQLKVYVKAGSVGNSSLDLHYMVKNAEGEACLVGRGMMVQASKKTGKGEPWPEEWKKKLLQ from the coding sequence ATGAAGAGAATTTCTTATATTGAAGATTTTGAGCAATGGGAAAGTGGTTTTTCATTTTACAATCCTGTAAAAGTTCGTTTTGGTGAAGTAGATATGTTTGGGCATGTAAATAATGTCATTGCCTTTACCTATTTTGAAGAAGCACGTATTGCATTGTTTAAAGAACTTGGATTTATGCAAGAATGGACGCATGAATCCTCAGAAACGATGATCGTTGTTGCAGATTTACAATGTAATTTTATTAAGCAAATATATTTTGATGAACAGTTGAAGGTGTATGTAAAAGCGGGATCGGTTGGGAATTCTTCTTTAGATTTGCATTACATGGTGAAGAATGCAGAAGGAGAAGCTTGTTTAGTTGGCCGTGGAATGATGGTTCAAGCATCGAAAAAAACGGGAAAAGGCGAACCGTGGCCTGAAGAGTGGAAGAAAAAATTACTACAATGA
- the sdhB gene encoding succinate dehydrogenase iron-sulfur subunit: MSEKTIRLIITRQDGPDAQEFDQEFEIPYRPNMNIISALMEIRRNPVDSKGNQTTPIAWDMNCLEEVCGACSMVINGKPRQSCTALIDQLEQPIRLKPMKTFPVVRDLQVDRSRMFNALKRVKAWIPIDGTYDLGPGPRMPEKKRQWAYELSKCMTCGVCLESCPNVNSKSDFIGPAPLSQARLFNSHPTGEMHKADRLRAIMGDGGLANCGNSQNCVQSCPKGIPLTTSIAALNRDTTIQSFKDFFGSDNNY; the protein is encoded by the coding sequence ATGTCTGAGAAAACAATCCGCCTCATCATTACGAGACAAGATGGACCAGATGCACAAGAGTTTGACCAAGAGTTTGAAATTCCATATCGTCCAAATATGAACATTATTTCGGCACTGATGGAAATTCGTCGTAATCCTGTTGATTCAAAAGGAAACCAGACGACTCCGATTGCATGGGATATGAACTGTTTAGAGGAAGTATGTGGCGCATGTTCGATGGTGATTAACGGAAAACCACGTCAATCATGTACAGCTCTTATTGACCAGTTAGAACAACCAATTCGCTTAAAGCCGATGAAGACATTCCCAGTTGTACGTGACTTACAAGTTGACCGTAGTCGCATGTTTAACGCTCTAAAACGTGTTAAAGCTTGGATTCCAATTGATGGTACGTATGACTTAGGGCCAGGGCCAAGAATGCCTGAGAAGAAACGTCAATGGGCTTATGAGCTTTCAAAATGCATGACATGTGGTGTTTGCTTAGAATCATGTCCAAACGTAAATAGTAAATCTGACTTTATTGGACCAGCACCGTTATCACAAGCTCGTTTATTCAACTCACATCCAACGGGTGAAATGCATAAAGCAGATCGCTTACGTGCAATTATGGGGGATGGAGGACTTGCAAACTGTGGTAACTCTCAAAACTGTGTGCAATCATGCCCAAAGGGTATTCCATTAACAACTTCAATTGCGGCATTAAACCGTGATACAACAATTCAATCGTTCAAAGATTTCTTTGGTAGCGACAATAACTATTAA